Below is a window of Nitrospirota bacterium DNA.
AGCGAAGCTTCCGACGGGAGTGGAGATGGTAATGCCCGGAGACAACGTGACGATGGAGATAGAGCTGATAACACCGATAGCAATGGAGAAGGAATTGAGGTTTGCGGTGAGAGAAGGCGGCAGGACAGTAGGCGCCGGAGTCGTGACAGAGGTTGTTGAGTAAATACCGCTTATTGTCATGCTGAACCTGTTTCAGCATCTATTGAGATTGAGAGACCCTGAAACAAGTTCAGGGTGACAGAGAAAAGATAGATAAGGAGAACGGATTTAAATGCAGGACATCGTACTTTTACAATGCACCAGCTGCAAAGGCAAGAATTACACGACCACTAAGAATAAAAAAAACACGACCGAAAAGCTTGCCCTGAAGAAGTATTGTAAACATTGCAGAAAGCATGTTGATCACAAAGAGACAAAGGCGTAGGCCAGTAGCTCTAACGGCTAGAGCGTCGGACTCCAAATCCGAGGGTTGGGGGTTCGAATCCCTCCTGGCCTGCCATTTGAGCCCGTTTGAAAGCGCGCCGGTCTTTTCAGCCGGGATGAAAAATGGCAAGGGTATTAATTTGTAACGGTAAGCGCCTGGGAGTTTTTTAAACCGGGTTTAACAAAGATAAGGAAATAAGAAAATGTTAGAGAGGATAAAAGAATTTTTCAGAGAAGTAAAGGTTGAACTGAAGAAGGTGGTATTCCCTGGAAAGGATGAAGTGATTGGTTCAACAAAAGTTGTGCTTGCGATGGTATTTATCATATCAATATTTTTAGGACTAATTGACTTGCTGCTTTCCAAGCTGATTGGCATGGTAGTAAAGTAGGAGAATTTATGGCGAAACAGTGGTATGTAGTGCATACTTATTCAGGGTTTGAAGAAAAGGTCAAGACAAGTATCAAGGACAACGCCCAGCGAAGAGGTCAGGAAGACAAGGTCGGACAGATTTTGATCCCCACGGAAAAAGTCGTGGAACTTAAGGCGGGGAAGAAAAAGGAAACCACGAAAAAGTTTTATCCGGGATATATTCTCATTGAGATGGACCTTGATGATGATACGTGGCATCTTGTAAACAGCACCCCGAGGGTCACCGGATTTGTCGGAGGGGAAAAGCCGACGCCTTTGCACCCTGAAGAAATGGACGTTATTGTCCAGCAGATAGAAAAAGGCCCTTCCACCCAGATCAAGACACAGTTTGAAAGGGGCGATGCCGTAAGGATAATGGACGGCGCTTTTGTCAACTTCAACGGGTTTGTTGATGAAGTCGACAACGTTCATAATAAACTGAAAGTTATGGTTACAATATTCGGCAGGTCAACGCCGGTTGAATTAAACTTCATGCAGGTGGAGAAAACATAAAAATTAATCCACAGATTACACAGATAACAACAGATGCCTGCTTGTAAAAATAATTTTTTATCTGCGTAATCTGTGAGGTCTGCGGATGTTGATATTATTGGAGGTATAGATAGATGGCACAGAAGGAAATAACAGCACAGGTAAAACTTCAGGTAACGGCAGGAAAGGCAAACCCTGCCCCGCCAATAGGTCCGGCGCTCGGCCCTCATGGAATTAATATTATGGATTTCTGCAAGGCGTTTAACGCCCAGACCCAGGCTTTGGGAGATACGATCATTCCGGTTGTGCTTACGATCTACAAAGACCGCTCGTTCACATTTATCCTTAAAACCCCTCCCGCGTCTGAACTAATCAAGAAGGCGGCAGGTATAATTAAAGGTTCGAGCACGCCCAACAAGGACAAAGTCGGCAAGCTCACAATGGACCAGGTCAGGGAAATTGCAAAGACAAAAATGCCTGACCTTAACGCATTCAGTCTTGAGAAGGCCGTTAACACCATCAAGGGCACTGCCAGGAGCATGGGAGTTGATATAGTAGAATAGGGTAGTGATTGTTTATAAATTACCGGTTCGTCATTCCCGTGAAAACGGGAATCCAGAAAATACGAACTGGATTCCGGCTTAAGGACTGCCGGAATGACAGAACTAATATATATTTGGAGGCGGAATGAATAAAAAACACAGCAGCGCAAAAGAAAAAATAGATAGTACAAAACAATACGATATCAAGGAAGCGGTTGATCTTGTCAAACAGCTTGCTCATACAAAATTTGATGAGACAGTTGACCTGGCAATGAACCTCGGCGTAGACCCCAAAAAGTCAGACCAGATGATAAGAGGAAGCGTTGTGCTGCCTCACGGGCTTGGGAAAAAGGTCAGAGTGCTTGTTTTCGCAAAGGGTGAAAAAGCGATGGAAGCAACAAGCGCCGGCGCTGATTTTGTAGGGGCAGAGGACATGCTGGAGAAGATCAACGGCGGATGGCTTGACTTTGACAAGGTGGTTGCAACGCCTGACATCATGGGTGTTGTCGGCAAGCTTGGAAAAGTCCTCGGACCAAGAGGGCTCATGCCCAACCCGAAGTCGGGGACCGTTACGTTTGACGTAGGCAAGGCGGTAAAAGATTTAATGGCCGGTAAAGCCGACTACAGAACGGAAAAGGCCGGAGTCGTTCACGTTTCAATCGGCAAGGTGTCGTTTGACGGCGATAAACTCCTGGACAATGCCAAAGCCGTTATAAGGGCCATTGAAAAGGCAAAGCCGTCTTCGAGCAAAGGGAAATATCTTAAAAAAATATCCATCTCATCTACGATGGGAGTTGGAGTTTCAATAAACGTTGCCAGTGTGGCAACTGTATAAATGTGTTGGTAGGGGCGGGTTTGAAACCCGCCCCTGCTGAAATTTTTAAAAATAGGTCAGAGACCGCGGGTGCTGTTCCAGTTCGGGACAGTATAATTGAGTGAAGACCTCTCAGCCCGCACAGACCGGAAGCAAGTTGATAGTTGAAAGTGAGCAATTGAGAGTTGATGCAATGTGTTTAGTATTTTTAACTCTTAACGCAAACTCTTAACTCCTGACTTTTCAGTTTTCGGGAGTCTCTGATAGAAAGAAAGGGGTGAAAGAGCTGAATAAGGGAGAGAAGAAAATAGCAGTTTCAGAGCTTCAGGACAAATTTCAGAAGGCAAAGGGAGTTGTATTTACTGAGTACCGGGGGCTAACCGTCGAAGAGATCTCAGGTTTAAGAAACAGCCTGAGATCTGCCGCGCTGGAATTCAAAGTTGTCAAGAACACGCTTGCCAAGATAGCCGCAAAGGGAACATCTGTAGAAGCTGCAAAAGATAATTTTTCAGGGCCCGTAGGAATCGCCATCGGTTATGACGACCCTGTGCTTCTCGTAAAGAAAGTGCTTGAATACAGCAAGACTAACGAGAAGCTGCAGATAAAGGGCGGTCTTATCGAGGGCGGAGTTTACAATCTTGACGCGCTGAAGACTATCTCGGCATTACCGTCGAGAGAGATCCAGTTGGCCATGCTCGCCGGGGCCATGCAGGCGCCTGTGAGCAAGCTTGCAAGATTATTGAATGCAACGCTCTCGCAGTTTGCGTATGCGATGGAAGCATTAAAACAGAAACGTGGGTAAAAAAAACACTAACACTAAATAGAAGTGTCAGTGATTAGTGTCAGAACAAAATACTGACACCGACACTGTCACTTAACACTGAAGAATTTAAGGAGGATTTAAAGATGTCTGCAACAAAAGATCAGGTGTTTGAGTTTATTGATAAAATGACCATATTGGAGATGTCGGAGTTCATTAAGGATTTTGAAACACGCTACGGAGTTTCGGCAGCAGCGCCGGTTGCAGTAGCAGCAGCAGGGGCAGCCCCGGCAGCAGCCGCAGCAGCGGAAGAGAAAACGAGTTTTGATGTTGTCCTCGCCGCAGCAGGAGACAAAAAGATCCAGGTCATCAAGGTTGTCAGAGAGCTTACAAGCCTCGGACTCAAAGAGGCAAAAGACCTTGTTGACGGAGCGCCGAAACCGGTAAAGACCGGCGTGTCCAAGGAAGAGGCAGAGGCCATTAAGGCAAAGCTTGAAGAGCAGGGCGCAAAAGTAGAATTGAAATAAATTTAAGAAATAAAGAGCACCGGATATGAAACACGGACATTCAGGTTTCGGATTTGCGATTCCGGATTTTAGTTTCAACGAATCCGCAGTAGCAGTCCGAAATCCGAAATGTTTTCTCTGCCCGTGTTACGAGATCTGTTTACTGTGTTCTGAAAAAGGAGAATTATGGCAGAAGCTTTAAGGGTAAGAAAAAACTTTGGGAAGATACCGGAGATACTCGCGATCCCGAATCTCATTGAGATACAGAAGCGTTCGTTTGAGCGTTTCCTGCAGGAAAATGTCCCGTCTGAAAAAAGGGACGAATATGGATTGCAGGCGGCATTCAGCAGCGTATTCCCCATCACCGATTACAATGAGACCTCATCCATTGAATTCATTGAATACATAATCGGCAGACCAAAATACGATCTGAGGGAGTCCCTTGACAAGGGCATTAATTTTGCCGCCCCTCTGAAGATAAGGGTCAAGCTGAACCTGTGGGAGAAAGGGGAGTCGGGCAAGAAGCGGTTAAAAGAGTCCAGGGAGCAGGAGGTTTATCTTGGAGAGCTTCCGCTGATGACCGACACGGGCACGTTCGTAATCAACGGCGTTGAAAGAGTCGTTGTCAGCCAGCTCCATCGTTCCCCCGGAATATTCTTCAGTCATGACAAAGGCAAATCCCCGGTCGGCAAGGTGCTCTTTTCGGCGAGGATAATACCTGCAAGGGGTTCATGGTTTGATTTTGAATTCGACACCAAAGACACCCTTTATGTGAGGATTGACCGCCGTAAAAAACTTCATGCCACAATTATCCTTAAAGCGCTCGGCTACACGGAAGAGCAGATCCTTAAGATCTACTATCCGATAGAGGAGATAACAATAAAGAACGGCGTCGCCACCCGCAAGGTCAGCGAAGTGCTTGTCGGCTCCAAGGCCTTTAAAAGCATTGTAGACCCCAAGACTGAGGAAGTGATCGTAAAGGAAGGCGGCAGGATAACGAGGTCGGCCATTAAAAAGATGGAGGCCGCGAATGTTAAAGAGATATCCATCCTGAAAGAAGAGCTCATCGGCAGGGTAACGCTGAATGACATAATAGACCCTGAGACAGGCGAGGTCATATTAGAGAGCAATGAAGAGATAAAAGAGCAGGTCATGGAAAAAATAGTGGCCATGAAAATCCCTTCGCTCCACCTGCTGTACATTGACGGCATCAGATATCTTCCGTCACTGAGAGACACTTTATTATTGGACAAAGTAGGCACTACAGACGAGGCATTGATAGAGATTTATAAAAAGCTCAGGCCAGGAGAGCCGCCTTCAATTCATGATGCGAAGGTGCTCTTTGAGGGACTGTTTTTTGATCCGAAAAGATACGACCTGTCGGAGGTCGGCAGGCTCAAGCTTAACAAACGGCTGGGGCTCGACATCCCCCTGGAGAACAGGGTCCTGACCGATAAAGACATTATAGAGATCCTTCGCTATCTCTTCGACCTCAGGGCCGCCAAAGGCGATGTGGATGACATTGATCACCTCGGCAACAGAAGGATAAGGGCGGTGGGAGAACTGCTTGAAAACCAGTTCAGGATCGGACTTGTAAGAATGGAAAGGGCGATCAAGGAAAAGATGACCCTCACGGAGCTTGAGACCGCCATGCCGCATGACCTTATCAACGCGAAACCCGTTATAGCGGTCATAAAAGAATTTTTCGGCTCAAGCCAGCTCAGCCAGTTCATGGACCAGACAAACCCGCTGTCCGAGATAACTCACAAGAGGAGATTGAGCGCACTCGGGCCCGGAGGTTTGACAAGAGAGAGGGCTGGCTTTGAAGTCAGGGACGTGCATCCCACTCACTACGGACGTATCTGTCCCGTAGAAACTCCTGAAGGCCCGAACATCGGCCTCATCACTTCTCTTGCATCGTACGCAAGGGTCAACGACTACGGCTTTATTGAATCGCCGTACAGGAAAGTCCAGAACGGAAGGGTCACAAACGAAGTGGTTTACCTCTCCGCCATCGAGGGGGAGACCCATGTCATTGCGCAGGCGACCTCTCCGATGGATGAAAAAGGCAACATTATCGGCGAGACCGTGTCCGCGAGGATCGGCGGCGATTTTAAATTGGTCACCCCGCAGGAAGTGGAATACATGGACGTTTCGCCAAAGCAGATAGTCAGTGTCTCCGCGTCGTTAATCCCGTTCCTTGAAAACGACGACGCCAACAGGGCGCTGATGGGCTCCAACATGCAGAGGCAGGCTGTGCCGCTGCTTCAGACAGACGCCCCGCGCGTCGGCACCGGAGTTGAGGCAGTGGCCGCGAGAGACTCAGGCGTTGTTATAGCGGCAAAGAGGGCGGGAGTTGTTGAATCCGTTGACGCCGCAAAGATAATCGTCAGATGCGATGACGGCGGAGTGGATGTGTATTACCTGGTCAAATTTTACAGGTCCAACCAGGCCACCTGCGTCAACCAGAAACCCATTGTCGTTGCCGGACAGAAGGTAAAGAAGAACCAGGTAATCGCGGACGGCCCCGCCACTGATAAAGGGGAGCTCGCCCTCGGCAAGAATGTGCTTGTGGCCTTCATGCCGTGGGGAGGGTACAACTTTGAGGACGCCATAATCCTCAGCGAACGCCTTGTAAAAGACGACGTATTCACCTCGATCCACATTGAGGAATTTTTGATAGAGGCAAGAGAGACGAAGCTCGGGCCCGAAGAAATAACAAGAGACATCCCGAATATCGGAGAGGAAGCGCTCAAAGACCTTGATGAAAGCGGAATAATCAGGACCGGGGCGCAGGTCAAACCCGGCGACATCCTCGTCGGCAAGGTCACCCCGAAGAGCGAGACCCAGTTGACCCCTGAGGAAAAACTGCTCAGGGCCATTTTCGGCGAGAAGGCTGAAGAGGTGAGGGAGAATTGCCTTTATGTCCCGCCCGGAATTGAAGGAACGGTTTTAGATGTAAAGGTGTTCACGAGAAAGGGCGCTTCAAAAGACAAGCGCACCAAGTCCATTGAAGAGGACAAGATAGAAAAGATGCAGCAGGTCCTTGATGAAGAGAACAGGATACTCAGGGAAAATAGTTACAAGAAAATGAGAGAGCTCCTGCTTAACGAAAAAACGGCGGAGGAGATAAGGGTCACCGGAATCAAAGACGTCCTGTGTGAAGCCGGGAAAAAGATTACCGAAAAAATACTTGAGAGTATTCCCGACAAGGCCCTTCGCAAGGTAAGACTGCTGGACCCTGAAAAAAGGGAGCAGCTTAAACTGATCGAAGATGAAACAGCAGGGCAGATAAAGAAGCTTGAGGCCGAGTTCGAGAGGAAGATGGAGCAGTTTAAAAAGGGAGACGAGCTTCCCCCCGGGGTCCTCAAGGTCGTGAAGGTATATATCGCCATGAAGAGAAAGATCCAGGTCGGCGACAAGATGGCTGGAAGGCACGGGAACAAGGGGGTCATTTCAATCGTGGTCCCCGAAGAGGACATGCCGTATCTTCCGGACGGAACGCCTGTTGATGTGATCCTTAATCCCCTCGGTGTTCCATCACGAATGAACGTCGGGCAGGTGCTTGAGACGCATCTTGGATGGGCCGCAAAGACCCTGAACCTGTATGTGGCAACGCCGGTTTTTGAAGGCGCAAGCGAACGTGAGATCAAGGCGCTCTTAAAAGAAGCTGGCCTTCCAGCAAGCGGCCAGATCACTTTATTTGACGGAAAGACCGGGCAGCCTTTTCAGAAGCCCATCACGGTCGGTTACATGTATATCATGAAACTCCATCACCTTGTTGAAGACAAGATCCACGCCCGTTCAATAGGACCTTACTCGCTCGTTACACAGCAGCCTCTTGGCGGCAAGGCGCAGTTCGGCGGACAGAGGCTCGGGGAGATGGAAGTCTGGGCGCTTGAGGCATACGGCGCTGCATACACGCTCCAGGAATTTCTCACCGTAAAGAGCGATGACGTCACCGGCAGGGCGAGGGTGTATGAGGCGATCGTTAAAGGAGACGTCAACCTTGAACCCGGAGTGCCTGAGTCTTTTCACGTCTTGATCAAGGAGCTTCAGAGTCTCGGCCTTGACGTAGACCTCTTAGAGGAAAAGATATTCCCGGAAAAAGGCAAAAACGGCGGCGAGAAAGTTGAGAAACGCAAAGCGGTTGCCGGAGGCAAGAAAAAATAATTAAGCATATGAAATGCAAATTGCAAAATAAACCCTTCTTTGCAGGGGCGGGTTTTAAACCCGCCCTTACGGAAGACAACAGAGGGTCTCAGTAATTTTCAATAAACCTATAAGGGGGTTTTTAAGTGGAAGATATATATTCAATATTTGAAAAGCCGAAGAATCCGACGGAGTTTGAGGCAATAAGGATAAAGCTTGCCTCTCCGGAAAAGATAAGGGCCTGGTCCTACGGCGAGGTAAAAAAGCCCGAAACAATAAATTACCGTACATTCAAGCCCGAAAGGGACGGACTCTTTTGTGCGAAGATATTCGGACCGGTCAAAGACTGGGAATGTATATGCGGGAAATACAAAAGGATGAAACACAGGGGAGTGGTATGCGACAAGTGCGGAGTTGAGGTCATTCAGGCAAAGGCGAGACGCGAAAGGCTCGGCCACATTGAGCTTGCAACTCCAGTAGCGCACATATGGTTTTTAAAAGGCATTCCGTCAAGGATAGGAACGCTCCTTGACATGACCATGCGTATGCTTGAGAAGGTGCTCTATTTTGAGAGCTATGTGATCATTGACCCGGGCGAGACGAAACTGAAGGACAGAGACCTGCTCACCGACGAAGAATACAGAAAACACGTGCAGGAGTTCGGCGACAAGTTCAGGGCCGGCATAGGCGCAGAGGCGGTTAAGGAACTTCTCAGGAACATAAACCTTGATGATCTCGCAAAAGAACTGAGAACAAAGATGCACGCGACCACATCTCTCGGCATAAAGAGGAAACTCACAAAACGCCTGAGAGTTGTTGAGGCGTTCAGAAAGTCAGGCAACAAACCTGAATGGATGATTATGGACGTCATCCCGGTCCTTCCTCCCGACCTTCGCCCGCTGGTCCCGCTTGAAGGCGGCAGGTTCGCAACATCGGACCTTAATGATCTTTACAGAAGGGTGATAAACAGGAACAACAGGCTTAAGCGGCTTATGGAGCTGAACGCCCCAAGCGTTATCATCCGCAATGAAAAAAGGATGCTCCAGGAAGCCGTTGACGCGCTCTTTGACAACGGCAGGAGAAGCAGAGTTTTAAAAGCCACGACAAAGAGGCCGCTGAAATCACTTAGCGACATGATAAAAGGAAAGCAGGGACGCTTCAGGCAGAACCTGCTCGGAAAGAGGGTTGACTATTCAGGCCGTTCAGTTGTCGTTGTAGGCCCGGAGCTCAGGCTGCACCAGTGCGGGCTTCCAAAGATGATGGCGCTTGAATTGTTCAAGCCTTACATATTCAGCAAGCTTGAAGAGAAAGGCGTTGTCACCACGATCAAGGCCGCAAAGAAATTAGTTGAAAGAGGCGAGGACATTATCTGGGATTGTCTTGACGAGGTCATCGCCGAACACCCGGTGTTGTTGAACAGGGCGCCGACCCTTCACAGGCTTGGAATGCAGGCGTTTGACCCGGTGCTCGTAGAGGGCAAGGCAATAAAACTTCATCCGCTTGTCTGCACGGCCTTCAACGCGGACTTTGACGGCGACCAGATGGCAGTGCATGTGCCTCTCTCGATAGAGGCACAGATCGAGGCGCGGGTGCTGATGATGTCCATAAATAATATCCTCAGCCCCGCAAGCGGCAAGCCCATTGCGACGCCTACGCAGGACATGGTGCTTGGCATCTATTATCTGACAAAATCCAGGAAAAACGTAAAGGGAGAGGGAAAACTGTTCTCAGGCCCTGAAGAAGTAAGAGTCGCGTATGACGCCGGTGTAATTGACGTACATGCAAATATAAGAGTAAAGAAGGACGGCGCTGTTCTTGAGACCACGACAGGACGCATGATACTATGTGAAATATTGCCGGACGGCGTTCCGTTTAATATGGTCAACAAGGAAATGACAAAGAAGGAAGTCGGGAAGCTTGTTGAGTACTGTTATAAAAGGCTCGGCAAAAAGCCCACGGTCATATTCCTCGACAACATTGAAAAACTCGGTTTCCGTTACGCGACCGTATCAGGCGCCTCTATCTGCATAGACGACATGCACATCCCGAGCAAGAAGCCCGAATTCATAAAAAATGCGGAGCAGGAAGTCATGGACGTCCAGAGGCAGTATGCCGACGGTCTTATCACAAACGGCGAACGCTACAATAAGGTCATTGACATCTGGGCGGAAGTCACTGAGAAGATCGCCGATGAAATGATGAGGGAGCTTGGCGCGGAAGATGTTGAAGACGTGCATAAGTTGACTGAAGATGAGCTTAAGGAAAGACGCTCGTTCAATAACATCTTCATGATGGCTGACTCAGGCGCCAGAGGCTCAGCCGCGCAGTTAAGGCAGCTTGCCGGAATGAGAGGTCTCATGGCAAAGCCCTCAGGCGAGATCATCGAGACCCCGATCACCGCGAATTTCAGAGAGGGACTGACTCCCCTTCAGTACTTCATCTCAACGCACGGCGCAAGAAAAGGTCTCGCTGATACGGCATTGAAAACAGCCAACTCAGGATACCTTACAAGAAGGCTTGTTGACGTCACGCAGGATGTGATCATAATGGAAGATGACTGCGGCACCAATAACGGCATCTTCCTGTCAAGCCTTGTTGAAGGCGGCGAGATCATCGAGCCCATTGAAGAGAGGATCTTCGGCAGGACCACCGCTGAAGATATAAAGGACCCGGTAACAAAGGAAAAGATCGTGCCTCAGGGGCAGGAGATCGACGACGAAATCGCGCAGAAAATAGTCCAGGCGGGTATTGACAGGGTAATGATACGTTCGGTTTTGACCTGCGAGGCGCGGCACGGGGTATGCAAGAAGTGTTACGGCAGAGACCTCGGCAGGGGCGAAATAGTTGAGACCGGAGAGGCCGTTGGAATAATCGCGGCACAGTCCATCGGCGAGCCCGGAACGCAGCTTACAATGAGGACCTTCCATATTGGCGGTACCGCAACAAGGC
It encodes the following:
- the rpoB gene encoding DNA-directed RNA polymerase subunit beta; this translates as MAEALRVRKNFGKIPEILAIPNLIEIQKRSFERFLQENVPSEKRDEYGLQAAFSSVFPITDYNETSSIEFIEYIIGRPKYDLRESLDKGINFAAPLKIRVKLNLWEKGESGKKRLKESREQEVYLGELPLMTDTGTFVINGVERVVVSQLHRSPGIFFSHDKGKSPVGKVLFSARIIPARGSWFDFEFDTKDTLYVRIDRRKKLHATIILKALGYTEEQILKIYYPIEEITIKNGVATRKVSEVLVGSKAFKSIVDPKTEEVIVKEGGRITRSAIKKMEAANVKEISILKEELIGRVTLNDIIDPETGEVILESNEEIKEQVMEKIVAMKIPSLHLLYIDGIRYLPSLRDTLLLDKVGTTDEALIEIYKKLRPGEPPSIHDAKVLFEGLFFDPKRYDLSEVGRLKLNKRLGLDIPLENRVLTDKDIIEILRYLFDLRAAKGDVDDIDHLGNRRIRAVGELLENQFRIGLVRMERAIKEKMTLTELETAMPHDLINAKPVIAVIKEFFGSSQLSQFMDQTNPLSEITHKRRLSALGPGGLTRERAGFEVRDVHPTHYGRICPVETPEGPNIGLITSLASYARVNDYGFIESPYRKVQNGRVTNEVVYLSAIEGETHVIAQATSPMDEKGNIIGETVSARIGGDFKLVTPQEVEYMDVSPKQIVSVSASLIPFLENDDANRALMGSNMQRQAVPLLQTDAPRVGTGVEAVAARDSGVVIAAKRAGVVESVDAAKIIVRCDDGGVDVYYLVKFYRSNQATCVNQKPIVVAGQKVKKNQVIADGPATDKGELALGKNVLVAFMPWGGYNFEDAIILSERLVKDDVFTSIHIEEFLIEARETKLGPEEITRDIPNIGEEALKDLDESGIIRTGAQVKPGDILVGKVTPKSETQLTPEEKLLRAIFGEKAEEVRENCLYVPPGIEGTVLDVKVFTRKGASKDKRTKSIEEDKIEKMQQVLDEENRILRENSYKKMRELLLNEKTAEEIRVTGIKDVLCEAGKKITEKILESIPDKALRKVRLLDPEKREQLKLIEDETAGQIKKLEAEFERKMEQFKKGDELPPGVLKVVKVYIAMKRKIQVGDKMAGRHGNKGVISIVVPEEDMPYLPDGTPVDVILNPLGVPSRMNVGQVLETHLGWAAKTLNLYVATPVFEGASEREIKALLKEAGLPASGQITLFDGKTGQPFQKPITVGYMYIMKLHHLVEDKIHARSIGPYSLVTQQPLGGKAQFGGQRLGEMEVWALEAYGAAYTLQEFLTVKSDDVTGRARVYEAIVKGDVNLEPGVPESFHVLIKELQSLGLDVDLLEEKIFPEKGKNGGEKVEKRKAVAGGKKK
- a CDS encoding 50S ribosomal protein L1, with the translated sequence MNKKHSSAKEKIDSTKQYDIKEAVDLVKQLAHTKFDETVDLAMNLGVDPKKSDQMIRGSVVLPHGLGKKVRVLVFAKGEKAMEATSAGADFVGAEDMLEKINGGWLDFDKVVATPDIMGVVGKLGKVLGPRGLMPNPKSGTVTFDVGKAVKDLMAGKADYRTEKAGVVHVSIGKVSFDGDKLLDNAKAVIRAIEKAKPSSSKGKYLKKISISSTMGVGVSINVASVATV
- the tuf gene encoding elongation factor Tu (EF-Tu; promotes GTP-dependent binding of aminoacyl-tRNA to the A-site of ribosomes during protein biosynthesis; when the tRNA anticodon matches the mRNA codon, GTP hydrolysis results; the inactive EF-Tu-GDP leaves the ribosome and release of GDP is promoted by elongation factor Ts; many prokaryotes have two copies of the gene encoding EF-Tu), whose product is AKLPTGVEMVMPGDNVTMEIELITPIAMEKELRFAVREGGRTVGAGVVTEVVE
- the rplK gene encoding 50S ribosomal protein L11, with amino-acid sequence MAQKEITAQVKLQVTAGKANPAPPIGPALGPHGINIMDFCKAFNAQTQALGDTIIPVVLTIYKDRSFTFILKTPPASELIKKAAGIIKGSSTPNKDKVGKLTMDQVREIAKTKMPDLNAFSLEKAVNTIKGTARSMGVDIVE
- the rpmG gene encoding 50S ribosomal protein L33; amino-acid sequence: MQDIVLLQCTSCKGKNYTTTKNKKNTTEKLALKKYCKHCRKHVDHKETKA
- the rpoC gene encoding DNA-directed RNA polymerase subunit beta', translated to MEDIYSIFEKPKNPTEFEAIRIKLASPEKIRAWSYGEVKKPETINYRTFKPERDGLFCAKIFGPVKDWECICGKYKRMKHRGVVCDKCGVEVIQAKARRERLGHIELATPVAHIWFLKGIPSRIGTLLDMTMRMLEKVLYFESYVIIDPGETKLKDRDLLTDEEYRKHVQEFGDKFRAGIGAEAVKELLRNINLDDLAKELRTKMHATTSLGIKRKLTKRLRVVEAFRKSGNKPEWMIMDVIPVLPPDLRPLVPLEGGRFATSDLNDLYRRVINRNNRLKRLMELNAPSVIIRNEKRMLQEAVDALFDNGRRSRVLKATTKRPLKSLSDMIKGKQGRFRQNLLGKRVDYSGRSVVVVGPELRLHQCGLPKMMALELFKPYIFSKLEEKGVVTTIKAAKKLVERGEDIIWDCLDEVIAEHPVLLNRAPTLHRLGMQAFDPVLVEGKAIKLHPLVCTAFNADFDGDQMAVHVPLSIEAQIEARVLMMSINNILSPASGKPIATPTQDMVLGIYYLTKSRKNVKGEGKLFSGPEEVRVAYDAGVIDVHANIRVKKDGAVLETTTGRMILCEILPDGVPFNMVNKEMTKKEVGKLVEYCYKRLGKKPTVIFLDNIEKLGFRYATVSGASICIDDMHIPSKKPEFIKNAEQEVMDVQRQYADGLITNGERYNKVIDIWAEVTEKIADEMMRELGAEDVEDVHKLTEDELKERRSFNNIFMMADSGARGSAAQLRQLAGMRGLMAKPSGEIIETPITANFREGLTPLQYFISTHGARKGLADTALKTANSGYLTRRLVDVTQDVIIMEDDCGTNNGIFLSSLVEGGEIIEPIEERIFGRTTAEDIKDPVTKEKIVPQGQEIDDEIAQKIVQAGIDRVMIRSVLTCEARHGVCKKCYGRDLGRGEIVETGEAVGIIAAQSIGEPGTQLTMRTFHIGGTATRLVEQTILEAKNSGSVKFIDLATVKNREGGLVVMNRNGSIAVIDAKGREREKYSVVYGARLKVKNGQKVEAGQLLVEWDPYSIPIITEVGGRIALGDIAEGVSVKEEVDEVTGLHHKVIIEYPAHMRPRISIKDEQSKATIKIPGTNNIARYLLPSGAHVLVDKGSIVHPGDVIAKIPRETTKTKDITGGLPRVAELFEARKPKEQAIVSEIDGVVEFRGFHKGMRIVVVKGGADSREYFIPKGKHLSVHEGDWVKAGEPLMDGSINPHNILEILGPNELQRYLVDEVQKVYRLQGVAINDKHIEVVVRQMMKKVRIEEAGDTDFLVGEQVDKIVFEEENKRVLKQKGKPSQAKPLLLGITKASLSTESFISAASFQETTRVLTEAAINGLQDDLRGLKENIIMGRLIPAGTGTEMYKATYVETEAD
- the secE gene encoding preprotein translocase subunit SecE; translated protein: MLERIKEFFREVKVELKKVVFPGKDEVIGSTKVVLAMVFIISIFLGLIDLLLSKLIGMVVK
- the rplL gene encoding 50S ribosomal protein L7/L12, encoding MSATKDQVFEFIDKMTILEMSEFIKDFETRYGVSAAAPVAVAAAGAAPAAAAAAEEKTSFDVVLAAAGDKKIQVIKVVRELTSLGLKEAKDLVDGAPKPVKTGVSKEEAEAIKAKLEEQGAKVELK
- the rplJ gene encoding 50S ribosomal protein L10 is translated as MKELNKGEKKIAVSELQDKFQKAKGVVFTEYRGLTVEEISGLRNSLRSAALEFKVVKNTLAKIAAKGTSVEAAKDNFSGPVGIAIGYDDPVLLVKKVLEYSKTNEKLQIKGGLIEGGVYNLDALKTISALPSREIQLAMLAGAMQAPVSKLARLLNATLSQFAYAMEALKQKRG
- the nusG gene encoding transcription termination/antitermination protein NusG; the encoded protein is MAKQWYVVHTYSGFEEKVKTSIKDNAQRRGQEDKVGQILIPTEKVVELKAGKKKETTKKFYPGYILIEMDLDDDTWHLVNSTPRVTGFVGGEKPTPLHPEEMDVIVQQIEKGPSTQIKTQFERGDAVRIMDGAFVNFNGFVDEVDNVHNKLKVMVTIFGRSTPVELNFMQVEKT